The following proteins are co-located in the Ascochyta rabiei chromosome 8, complete sequence genome:
- a CDS encoding Methylated diphthine methylhydrolase, whose translation MASIDSLLTLTLDLPPSCIEFWSRDSRYGVVGTYNLEKEDGQGLSDPAQHEGQKKSQQRNGSLILIRVTGDVVEIVQTLATPSAILDVHFLPQEGADSIFGVATSTGSIGIYQLDQESADDVPEIQLLQTIQYFPENELITAFSWHPEQSAVGMTLSTGKVCLGKVDLENPSHMDVGRHELEAWTLAFLPDGTGIYSGGDDSALKYMELPRDHPDSKEEIAGANYAPSWIMSWSDKKAHSAGVTAILPLHSDSASSWIVTGSYDDHIRLIHAPTVGRRQVHAEMDLGGGVWRLKVLDKKLAPQAAANSSEATQPPEEVLLLVSCMHAGPRIVKLVRTGEDWSFEVLARFEEHKSMNYGSDSQTGLNANGQRTFISTSFYDRLLCLWRF comes from the exons ATGGCATCAATCGACTCGTTACTGACTCTCACGCTTGATCTGCCGCCGAGCTGTATCGAGTTCTGGTCTCGCGACTCGCGGTATGGTGTTGTTGGTACCTACAACCTCGAAAAAGAAGATGGACAGGGACTGTCAGATCCTGCACAGCATGAGGGGCAGAAGAAGAGCCAGCAGCGTAACGGAAGTTTGATCTTGATTCGCGTTACAGGGGATGTTGT CGAAATTGTACAGACACTGGCAACGCCGTCTGCTATTTTAGACGTACACTTCCTCCCACAGGAGGGTGCAGACTCGATCTTTGGAGTAGCAACATCGACTGGGTCGATTGGAATCTATCAACTCGACCAAGAGTCTGCCGATGATGTGCCCGAGATCCAGCTCCTCCAGACTATTCAGTATTTTCCGGAAAACGAGTTGATTACCGCATTTTCATGGCACCCTGAACAATCAGCAGTCGGCATGACATTATCGACTGGCAAAGTTTGTCTCGGCAAGGTCGATTTGGAGAATCCCTCACATATGGACGTCGGCCGCCATGAGCTCGAAGCGTGGACACTCGCATTTCTCCCTGACGGAACTGGCATTTACTCTGGTGGCGACGACAGCGCTCTGAAGTATATGGAACTGCCGCGCGACCACCCTGATAGTAAGGAAGAAATTGCTGGAGCAAACTATGCTCCCTCGTGGATCATGTCGTGGTCAGACAAGAAGGCTCACAGCGCCGGTGTCACTGCGATACTTCCTCTTCACTCTGACAGCGCAAGTAGCTGGATTGTCACAGGCAGCTACGACGATCACATCCGTCTGATCCATGCGCCTACTGTTGGTCGCCGCCAGGTACACGCTGAGATGGACCTGGGAGGCGGAGTGTGGCGCCTGAAGGTGCTGGACAAGAAGCTAGCCCCTCAAGCCGCAGCCAACTCTAGCGAAGCAACGCAACCCCCTGAAGAGGTGCTACTCTTGGTTAGCTGTATGCACGCGGGCCCACGTATCGTAAAGCTTGTCCGTACCGGCGAAGACTGGAGTTTTGAGGTTCTGGCTAGGTTTGAGGAGCATAAGAGCATGAATTATGGAAGCGACTCACAAACTGGGCTGAATGCGAACGGTCAACGGACCTTCATTTCAACGAGCTTTTATGATCGACTGCTATGCCTGTGGAGGTTTTGA